From Jeotgalibaca dankookensis, one genomic window encodes:
- a CDS encoding cyclic-di-AMP receptor, with product MKMIMAVVQDKDSALLSDELVEANVRATKLSSSGGFLRSGNTTFMIGVEDERVEEVLNIIKINCESREQYMTTPVNDLAMSSSMQYPIQVHVGGATVFVLPVESFHRF from the coding sequence ATGAAAATGATTATGGCAGTTGTTCAAGATAAGGATAGTGCCTTACTTTCTGACGAACTCGTTGAAGCAAATGTTCGGGCAACAAAATTGTCATCGTCTGGTGGGTTTTTACGATCAGGAAATACCACTTTTATGATTGGCGTGGAAGATGAGCGAGTTGAAGAAGTTTTAAATATTATTAAAATAAACTGCGAATCGCGTGAACAATATATGACTACTCCTGTCAATGACTTAGCCATGAGTAGCAGTATGCAGTATCCTATCCAAGTTCACGTTGGTGGCGCAACTGTTTTTGTATTACCAGTTGAAAGTTTTCACCGGTTCTAA
- the tmk gene encoding dTMP kinase — protein MDGIFITVEGPDGSGKTTALQEIVKQLPAFTNQVIFSTREPGGSPIAEKIRDLILDTAHTAMDPRTEALLYAASRRQHLVEKILPALAKGNLVLCDRFVDSSLAYQGYARNIGEKGIYQVNEFATDGIQPDLTLFIDIEAEVGLERIQKGGDSRENNRLDQETLAFHKKVREGYLELARKYPQRIVTINGQQSPEAVLKDCLEAIVLRFFK, from the coding sequence ATGGACGGAATTTTTATCACAGTAGAAGGACCAGATGGTTCTGGTAAAACAACTGCCTTGCAGGAAATTGTCAAGCAGCTACCTGCTTTTACAAATCAGGTAATTTTTTCTACCCGAGAGCCAGGTGGGAGTCCTATTGCTGAAAAGATTCGCGACCTTATTTTAGATACTGCTCACACTGCTATGGATCCACGAACAGAGGCTTTGTTATACGCAGCAAGTCGTCGTCAGCATTTAGTGGAAAAGATTCTACCTGCTTTGGCAAAAGGAAACCTTGTTTTATGTGATCGCTTTGTAGATAGCTCACTTGCTTACCAAGGATATGCACGAAATATTGGTGAAAAAGGAATTTATCAAGTTAATGAATTTGCAACCGATGGCATTCAACCAGATTTAACTTTATTTATTGATATTGAAGCTGAAGTTGGTTTAGAGCGCATTCAAAAAGGCGGCGATTCACGTGAAAATAATCGATTGGATCAAGAAACTTTAGCTTTCCATAAAAAAGTTCGTGAAGGTTATCTAGAATTAGCGCGCAAATACCCCCAACGGATTGTAACGATTAATGGTCAACAGAGTCCGGAAGCAGTTTTAAAAGACTGCCTCGAAGCAATCGTTCTACGTTTTTTTAAATGA